AATATTCTTATAATGGTTCGTTAGACTATGAAATACATGCTGGAGTTATTGATCCGAAGTTTTTTCCCGTATTATTACAATTTGGGGGACAAAGCTTGGCAAGGAGAAGTATAACAAATATAAATCAAATTACTCCCGCTGTAATTAATAGCATGGGAGAAGGTTCAATATTTGTTGGGCAAAAATATGTTTATCCGGCTCAGTTCATAAAACCGAAACAATGGAACTCAAACTAGTCATGCGGAAAGCGTCTATATTTATATCATCTTCATTGATGCTTGTGTTGATCTCTTGTGGTTCTGAAAAAATAATAATTTCACATTGGTATGGATTTTCAGACTCTCCATCGCGAAGTATTCAATTGGCTTTTTCATCAGATTCAACCTTCAAACTCATAAATGCGGTTTCTGGAAATTTAGCCTTTTCTGTATCGGGGCAGTGGAGAAAAATTGATCACCGGACGTTTATACTTATTAATCCCAATGCAAAAGTTCATGGAGCAGCAGGTCCGCAAGCATATAAAACAGAGGAGAATATAGATGAAATTCTTGCTAGTACAGATCATCGTTATATATTCCCCAGCATAGGGATTGATACGATCGTCTTTTCAGAGCATTATAAAAGATTTGATTTAAAGGGATACCCGTTTGTTATAGGTAGAAGAATTAAATCCAATTGATGATTATGTTGCTTCCTACCACTGAATAGTGAATGCTATATGACGCCTGCAAAACGATTACTATCCGTTCTGAGCGAGACATAAGAAATGGAAAATAAGATCAAACTTCAACAAATATTGATGTGCTTGTTGGGACTAATCGCAGCGTGTGGAACGTATAGAGAGAATTGGAAAAAGCAATTGCATTATCTTAGGTTGACAGAATTAACAGTTACTCATTCTCTCCAACAGCATATAGAATTGCGCGATTCTCATAAAGTAAAATATGCTGATGACGAATTCTTTTTACAAGACGACCGTGAAATCATGGAGCGATTAGGCTATAGCGAACGTCAAAAGACAGCAGTCATTAAGGAGTATCTTTTATTTCAAGGATGTCGAAGTAAAAGTAATAAGCAATATGCGTTTCATATCGGAACCACTGAAAACCGACTTATGAGAGCCCATGACAGTATCACCTTTTCAGTGGAAGTTGAAGCTCTTTACTCATTGAGTATCTTGCTTCTTAAACATAATGTTAGAATAAGCCCGGTTTTAATAAATAAAACCACCGGACGTGTCTGTAATTACAACAGAATGGAAATGGACGAAATTTACAGCTTATACAGAAAGTGGTTTGTTATTTTTGAGCAAAATAAATTTAAAAGGTTTGTATGGCCTTTGAAGAATTCAAACTATGGGTGGCTGGGCGAAAGTGATGCTCCCTTGGAATTGGTCTCAACGTTGTGATCAGAGCTCTTTGGGAAGGCCTTGCCGAGTTGAAAGGGCAGCGATCGCCTGGCAAACCAAAAATATGCAAGGGATCCTGGTCGACTGCCCGAGACGATGGGGTCAGCTCAACTCCGCCAACGCCCTTTCCTCTGGCTCCACCGGGCGTTGGCGGAGGGATCAGTGAGTGGACATGGCAGCATAGCGGCGGCCCAATAATATGTACGGCTACAATACGACGATGCAGTCCGGTTTTCAATACTAAAATATGAAGAACGTGATTTATGTAAAACTGCTTGAAGAAGGAACAACCGTTTTTAGGCCCGTTCCAGCAGTAAAAGTGATGGGAAATGTATATCGAATAGAAAGTGAAGATAGTTACAATCCTGAGAATGAAACATGGGAATTTCTCCCGGGAAGTCTGGCTAAAGTAACTGAGGTTTTTTTTGGTGGCAAACCAGCGCTGCTGCAACTCAGCTTTATGCCTAACCCATAAAATGTACAAATACCGTCTAAAAGTATCTGTAATTTAGGAAATTCAGATATCGGTATCGATAACGGTAGTGGAAATAACTAATTTCACCCTTGGCTTTTGTGATACAGGTGAAAAGGAGCTCTGGTCCACAAGTGATAGCGGGAAGATGTGGTATGGTGTTAAATTATGTGGCAATGATGTATGAGGCGTGGATTGAGAAGTGTTACTCAATTGAATTGAAGTTGGTTTAGGAGTAGGCTCTGGAAATAGAATAGCGAGACTGGAGGCATCTGCTACAATTGTGATGAATTCAGATAAGGGCGTTCAATTAAAAGCACATCTAGCCGCAGGAGTTAAGGGATTGGGAGAAGCCTCCACAGAAACAAGGATCTACAAGGATAACCAGGGTGAGACCGTTACAGAGACGAAGAATGAAGTATCCGAGAAGGGCATAAAGGTGTTACCAGAGATTAAAGATGAAATATCCGTACAACAAGGCCCAGCTTCGGCAAAGATAACGTCAGAAACTGGGAATATACTTGCAGACGCTTATAATCAAATGAAGGAAGCGGTTGTCTCAGCTGTAAAGAAAGCTATGGAACATCAAAAGATTGAACAGAATGAATAAAGAACGTAATTGGTTATTAGTTATTATTAATGTTTTTCTGCTGCTTACATCTGTAAGTAATTTATCTATCGTTTTTTTAGCAGTTTTAACACACGATGTAGGAGGTTTCGTTGAAATATTGCTAATACTGTTGCTGGCCGCAGTTGCTATTGTAACTGCGGCCATTAATGGTTACCTGTTATTCAATAAAGATATTAGACTGATCAAAATAACTGCGACGCTTTGCTTTGTTGAAGTTTTTCACGTCTTTACAAATGGCTTTTTCTACAAGGTTACCAACGGACCGGAGTATGTTGTTTTTCTATACGAAGATAAGTTAGGTCATCTACGTTTGGGAAAAACCTTTGATCCTTTAAATCTTGAAGTAATGATGAAATTCAAGGAATCGGATGCCATGTTATATGGAGTTAACGTAATACCTTTAGCGCTTTTTGTTGTGTTGATGTATATTATTGTCAGAGAAACAAGACTTAATCGAGTTAAGCTTAATTGACTTGTCCTTAAGGTATCAATTTACGATATAAGACTTAACTGCTCCTGTGAATAAACATCGTTATCATAAATAAAATTCGCACCAGTCTGATAAGTTAAGTAGCACATAGTGCAGTGCTCCAACAATACTTGCGATATTCTTTGCCGGAAGTTTTGGCCTGTATTGCTTTTTCCATTTTGCAAAACGTTGCTGATAAGTACACCCGATCGGAATGGGGCTTTGGGCGTTTTGATTTAAGATAACGTGGTCACGGCCTTCGATAGATGTGACCTTGTCTAAGTTGATCAGGTAAGCTTTGTTTATTCTTTCAAACTGCGCCGGTAATTTATCCGCAATGGCTTTCAGGGTCATGTGAGATGTAAAGTGCTTATTGCCTTCGGTATATATCTGGAGGTAATTCCCCAGGGACTTGATATAGATGATATCGGAGAACTTTATAAGTACCGTCAGCGTGCCGCCAGCACTTCTGAAATTTGTTCTGATAATAATATAATTGTCGGCTTCTTCTGAATCGTTCTGAACGGAAATGCTGCTGCCGTCTCCCTTCGTTTGCCGGGCTGTTAACGCTGGATAGTCGGCGTTTGCAGAATTAGGTGAAGGATTACTCACAGGATTGTAAAACCGCATTTTGGGATCTCCTTGCACTCTTCCCGAAGTAAATACGAGCATAGACGATTGCCGCAACATGGATAGTTTTTCCTCGTCTACATGGATAAGATCTTCATCGATAAACACCATGTCCGGCTTTTTAACCAGTATCTGATTGTACGCAGCTCCGAGATCGGTAGATGAACCGAGGAATTCAACTGATAAGAAAGGTGGGATACTTGCAGTAAGGTAGTTTACTGTAGAACTGTCTCCTAGGATATAATAATTAAGCACTGTGATAGATTTAAAGGTAAATCATATAGGTTACTGCAACTAAGATAATTTTTTTTTTGAGTGATCTTCAATAATTCTATATGTAACATTTTTGTTGCAAAAATATTCGAAATAGCTCGTTCTGTTCTTATTTGTGATTATTTTTTTGATTCATCACCGAAAAGTACTCATTCGTGTAAATTATCTTTTTCATATCAGTTACGATCTTTAGATTTAAGGCTATAATACTTGTCAATTTTATGAAAAGGAACATTTGCGCAAAAAAAGTCGCTGCCTACACCTTAACCGAGATCCTTATCGTTCTGGTGATCATCGGAATCCTGGTTCTTCTTGCACTACCTAACCTGATGCCGTTGATAACGAAAGCCAAAAGTACAGAGGCAAAACTTCAGCTGGAGCATGTGCATACGCTGGAAAAAAACTACTTCTTCGAGAAATCAAAATATACTTCCGATCTGAATGAGATTGGTTTTGTGCAGGAGAAACTGACTACCGACGGAAAAGACGGAAGGGCAAATTATCGTATCGAAATTGTAACATCCGGCCCTGCGGCTTTTGTGGCGAGGGCTACTGCGGTGGCCGACTTTAACGGTAACGGTACTTACAATGTGTGGGAGATCGATCAGGATAAAAACCTGAAAGAGGTAACGGCCGACTAGATGTTGATTAAAACACTGCTTATGACCTGCCTTTTATTCATCTTTTATCAGGATATGCGCTACCGGGCGGTCTCCTGGTTTGCTTTCCCGCTCTTGCTGGTTTTGCTGGTATATATTTCTGCCGGAAGTGCACCAGTGGAATCATTACTTATGGATCGCGTGTTTAATCTTTCTTTCCTTCTGCTTCAACTAGGTATCCTGACAGTTTACTTTTCGGTTAAACAGCGAAAGATAGTGAATATCACAAGAGGGCTTTTAGGATGGGGCGACATTCTGTTCCTTCTCTGCCTGGCTTTTTATCTTTCGCCGGTTAACTACGTTGTGTTTTATGTGGGAAGCCTGATTGTTGCGCTTCTAATTTCCCTGCTGTCCCTAATGAAAAACGAGCCGGCTAAAAATAAGGTGCCTCTTGCGGGCGTGCAGGCTTTGCTATTTGCAGGGCTCGCCCTGGCCGACTGGAACTCGACATTGTTTAACTTAACCTCTGATAACTGGTATCTGAACTTTATTACTTTATGAATTCCCTAAACGAAATCACCATTCCTCCCGACGCTGTTCACCTGCTTAGCAGGGAGCAGGCCTGGCATTACGGAATCCTGCCCAAGGAGCAGAAAGAAGATCAACTGGTATTCTATTGCAGCGAGCAGGCGGATGAATATGCTCTCTCTTCTGAACTCGAAATTATACTGGGTAAGGCAGTGTCACTTGAAAAAATCAGTAAAGATGAAGTAAACAGGTTATTGTCCACTTACTATTTCAGGGAACAAAGCCGCAGTGATGTGAAAGTAGCCGGTTTTATTACAGGAGGAAACGAATTTCTGGAGAACCTGATCGGCGAGGCGAAGGGATTAAAGAGTAGTGATATCCATATCGAAAGGTATGAGCATAAGTGCAGGGTCCGCGTGAGGATAGATGGCATGATGGTAGAGCGTTATCTCCTGCCAAAAGAGGAGTACCCGGCGCTGGTGAATAAGATCAAGATTATGGCCAACCTGGACATCGCCGAAAAACGGCTTCCGCAGGATGGACGTATTCATTATAAAAGCAGCGACGAAGCTTTCGACATCCGCGTATCGGTATTACCTACCCTGCACGGTGAGAAGGTGGTACTCCGTCTGCTGAATAACAGTGCGACGAATATCGACCTGAACAGCCTTGGACTTTCGGCGTTCGACCTGGAAAACTATCTTCAGGGTGTAAAGAGACCGAACGGTATCCTGCTGATCAGCGGTCCCACGGGATCGGGGAAAACTACCACACTGTATGCAACACTGAAATTACTGAACAAAGAAACCCGTAATATTCTCACCATAGAAGACCCTGTAGAGTATACTCTGGAGGGCATTAACCAGGTGCAGCTGAAGGAAAGCATCGGACTGACGTTTGCGTCGGCGCTCCGAACCTTCCTCAGGCAAGATCCGGATGTGATTATGGTGGGCGAAATACGGGATACAGAAACCGCTAATATGGCCATACGGGCAGCGCTGACGGGTCACCTTGTCTTATCAACGATCCACACCAATTCAGCCTGGGGAACTGTCTCCAGGCTGATGGATATGGGTATTCCGGGTTTCCTGGTTGCCAATACCCTCAACACAACGGTGGCTCAGCGTCTGGTGCGGCTTCTTTGTCCATCTTGCAAACAGAAAGCTAAAGCATCACCGGGGATGTATCCTAAACAGTTCAGGCCTTTTTACGCTGTGGACGAGCATTATACTGCCCGCGGATGTGAGGAATGCTATTTTACCGGGTACCGGGGCCGGAAGGCTGTATATGAGGTAATACCGGTTGATCAGGAGCTGTCGGTGGAGATCAAACAGGGGAATATGGTAATTGATCAGCTGCTTAAGGAACGAGGAATTAAAACGCTGGCGGAAAACGCTTTCGGGCTGTTTGCCGCTGGTGAAACGTCTATAGAAGAGATATATCCATTATTATTTAGTTATTGATGAGAAACCTTTACGTGAAGAAATGGGGAAGGGCGGGGATCTGTTTCCTGTTATTGATTTTGCTGGGAAATTCTGTGGCTCTGGCGCAGCAGAATAGCCAGCCTGAGCGGATGCGCCTGATAGAAGAGCGACTGAAGTCGCTCGCCGGTACTGTGCCGGGAATGAATCAGAAAGTGCAGCTTTCAATGTCGGGAGCTTCGGCGCAGGAGTTTCTTCGTGCGCTTGCGCAATCCAATAATCTCAATATTAATATTGATCCGCAGCTCAGCTTTAAGGTCTATAATAACTTTACGAATGAAACGGCTCATAATGTGCTGCTCTTTCTGGCGAAAGAGCATAACCTGGATATCAGTGTGATCGGCTCGATCATGTCGGTCACGGCCGTTCCTGAAGCGCGGCTGGCACTTCCTCCGCGTGAGATCAGGGTTCGGTATAATGGGCAGGGCAATACCTTGAGCCTGGAGCTTAACAATGATTCGCTGGGGCAGGTAGCACGGAAGATTACACAGCTGAGTCAGAAGAACCTCGTTGTTCCGGTGCCGCTGCTTAATAAAACGGTAACCGCTTTTTTCGCTGATGCGCCCTTTGATGTTGCTCTTGAGAAGCTGGCCTATGCCAATAGTCTGAAGCTGACAAAAACAGCCGACAACGTTTATATTTTCGAAGGGCTGGGAGAAAATGAAGAACTCTTTATTAATGGTGAAAAGCAGACAGACGTACGCCGGAACCTGAGGCCCTCTCAGGGCGGGGGGGCAGGAGGCGGAGCTTTTGCCATCTATGGGAAAAGCTCGGCAGCTGGAAAATTGCTGAGTGTGGATGCTGCCAATGCCTCTATTATCGACCTTGTGAAATCTGCATCAGCAGAAGCCGGGATTAACTATTTTATCTATTCGGATATCCGGGGAAACATTACCACCAAAGTGAAAGACATCACTTTTAATGGTTTTCTAAGCTCCATGTTCCAGGGGACGGAGTATACCTTCCGGGAGGAAAACGGGGTTTACCTGATTGGAGAACGGCGCCTGGAGGGGCTCCGCACAAATAAGGTGATCCAGCTGCAATACCGCTCGGTGGATACGGTACAGGCAATGATCCCAACAGAATGGCGCAAAGGGGTGGAGATAAAAGAGTTCAGGGAACAGAATACGCTGCTTTTATCAGGTTCGTCGCCGCAGATCACGGAGATTGAGAATTATATCAAACAAATAGACCGGCTGGTGCCGATGGTGCTGATCGAGGTGATCCTGATGGATGTTCGCAAAGGGAAAACGGTAAGTACGGGGATTAAGGCGGCGGTTTCTGACAGCGTACCTAAAAGCGGAGGTACTATCTTCCCGGGTATAGATTATACATTCGGAGCGAAATCAATCAACGATTTCCTTTCGCGTTTAGGGAAGAATAACTCCATTAACCTGGGCCGCGTTACTCCTAACTTTTATCTGAAATTAAGCGCTCTCGAAGCAAATAATAATGCCGAAGTAAGGCAGGTTCCGAAGCTTTCTACCTTGAATGGGCATACGGCCAAGCTTAGTATTGGCAGTACGCGTTACTACAGTACTAAAACGCAGAATGTGTTGGGTTCTTTTACACCTCAGACGGTGGTAACGGAACAGTTTACCCCCGTTAAGGCCGATTTAAGCATCGATATCCGTCCGATCGTTTCGGGTGATGACCAGGTAACATTGAATATCAGCGTGGATATATCCGACTTTATTGGCAATCCGCCCCTGAATGCTCCGCCGCCGACTTCCACCAGTAAGTTCGAATCGATCATCAGGGCGCGAAATGAAGATATGATCGTACTAGGGGGACTGGAACGTACGGAGAACAGTGATTCGGGGTCGGGAGTGCCCTTTCTTTCCCGGATACCGGTATTGAA
The window above is part of the Arcticibacter tournemirensis genome. Proteins encoded here:
- a CDS encoding prepilin-type N-terminal cleavage/methylation domain-containing protein, with the translated sequence MKRNICAKKVAAYTLTEILIVLVIIGILVLLALPNLMPLITKAKSTEAKLQLEHVHTLEKNYFFEKSKYTSDLNEIGFVQEKLTTDGKDGRANYRIEIVTSGPAAFVARATAVADFNGNGTYNVWEIDQDKNLKEVTAD
- a CDS encoding response regulator transcription factor, which encodes MLNYYILGDSSTVNYLTASIPPFLSVEFLGSSTDLGAAYNQILVKKPDMVFIDEDLIHVDEEKLSMLRQSSMLVFTSGRVQGDPKMRFYNPVSNPSPNSANADYPALTARQTKGDGSSISVQNDSEEADNYIIIRTNFRSAGGTLTVLIKFSDIIYIKSLGNYLQIYTEGNKHFTSHMTLKAIADKLPAQFERINKAYLINLDKVTSIEGRDHVILNQNAQSPIPIGCTYQQRFAKWKKQYRPKLPAKNIASIVGALHYVLLNLSDWCEFYL
- a CDS encoding type II secretion system protein GspD — translated: MRNLYVKKWGRAGICFLLLILLGNSVALAQQNSQPERMRLIEERLKSLAGTVPGMNQKVQLSMSGASAQEFLRALAQSNNLNINIDPQLSFKVYNNFTNETAHNVLLFLAKEHNLDISVIGSIMSVTAVPEARLALPPREIRVRYNGQGNTLSLELNNDSLGQVARKITQLSQKNLVVPVPLLNKTVTAFFADAPFDVALEKLAYANSLKLTKTADNVYIFEGLGENEELFINGEKQTDVRRNLRPSQGGGAGGGAFAIYGKSSAAGKLLSVDAANASIIDLVKSASAEAGINYFIYSDIRGNITTKVKDITFNGFLSSMFQGTEYTFREENGVYLIGERRLEGLRTNKVIQLQYRSVDTVQAMIPTEWRKGVEIKEFREQNTLLLSGSSPQITEIENYIKQIDRLVPMVLIEVILMDVRKGKTVSTGIKAAVSDSVPKSGGTIFPGIDYTFGAKSINDFLSRLGKNNSINLGRVTPNFYLKLSALEANNNAEVRQVPKLSTLNGHTAKLSIGSTRYYSTKTQNVLGSFTPQTVVTEQFTPVKADLSIDIRPIVSGDDQVTLNISVDISDFIGNPPLNAPPPTSTSKFESIIRARNEDMIVLGGLERTENSDSGSGVPFLSRIPVLKWFFSSREKTTSKVVTVVFIKPTISY
- a CDS encoding GspE/PulE family protein gives rise to the protein MNSLNEITIPPDAVHLLSREQAWHYGILPKEQKEDQLVFYCSEQADEYALSSELEIILGKAVSLEKISKDEVNRLLSTYYFREQSRSDVKVAGFITGGNEFLENLIGEAKGLKSSDIHIERYEHKCRVRVRIDGMMVERYLLPKEEYPALVNKIKIMANLDIAEKRLPQDGRIHYKSSDEAFDIRVSVLPTLHGEKVVLRLLNNSATNIDLNSLGLSAFDLENYLQGVKRPNGILLISGPTGSGKTTTLYATLKLLNKETRNILTIEDPVEYTLEGINQVQLKESIGLTFASALRTFLRQDPDVIMVGEIRDTETANMAIRAALTGHLVLSTIHTNSAWGTVSRLMDMGIPGFLVANTLNTTVAQRLVRLLCPSCKQKAKASPGMYPKQFRPFYAVDEHYTARGCEECYFTGYRGRKAVYEVIPVDQELSVEIKQGNMVIDQLLKERGIKTLAENAFGLFAAGETSIEEIYPLLFSY